The uncultured Roseibium sp. genome contains a region encoding:
- a CDS encoding glutathione S-transferase N-terminal domain-containing protein yields MIDLYTWTTPNGRKVSILLEELGVDYTSHPINIMEGDQNKPEFLDISPNNKIPAIVDRDNGLKLMESGAILIYLADKYGKFLARDGEQRMRTIEWLMWQMGGLGPMLGQAHHFCHFNPGKAEYAEQRYSAEAHRLYGVLDKRLKGRNYIVDDYSIADMACWPWISRFEWQTINLDDFPNVKAWYQRIASRPAVQAGYDVPKVTTPIPMP; encoded by the coding sequence ATGATCGATCTTTACACCTGGACTACGCCGAACGGCCGCAAGGTTTCCATCCTCCTGGAGGAACTCGGCGTCGACTACACCAGCCACCCGATCAACATTATGGAAGGGGACCAGAACAAGCCGGAGTTTCTGGACATCAGTCCGAACAACAAGATCCCGGCCATAGTCGACCGGGACAACGGACTGAAACTGATGGAATCCGGCGCGATCCTGATATATCTCGCCGACAAATACGGGAAGTTCCTCGCCCGCGACGGCGAGCAACGCATGCGCACAATCGAATGGCTGATGTGGCAGATGGGCGGCCTCGGCCCCATGCTCGGCCAGGCCCACCATTTCTGCCACTTCAATCCGGGCAAGGCCGAATATGCCGAACAACGCTACTCCGCCGAAGCCCATCGCCTCTATGGCGTTCTCGACAAGCGTCTGAAAGGCCGCAACTACATCGTCGACGACTATTCCATCGCCGACATGGCCTGCTGGCCCTGGATCTCCAGGTTCGAGTGGCAGACCATCAATCTGGACGACTTCCCGAACGTGAAAGCCTGGTACCAGCGGATCGCTTCGCGCCCGGCGGTGCAGGCCGGATATGACGTTCCCAAGGTGACCACTCCCATACCCATGCCGTGA
- a CDS encoding aminomethyl transferase family protein, translated as MADKSLEDKIKRIGNPSHMLQNAQEGAYAFPIAPQYTNWIEEVRSWRNGVVLLNQSYHMTDLYVRGPDALKLLSYVGVNSFAKFGRNKAKQLVCVNPDGYVIGDGILFGLEDDEYLYIGRPPLANWIAYQAEIGDFDVTTEFDIRSLENSDKPRKLYRYEIQGPLALDLLNEVNEGGPLTTKFFNMGEITIAGCQARTLCHGMGGAQGLEIWGPYEEGQKVYDRLLEVGKKYGLLRAGSRAYSTSAMESGWIPSPLPAIYTGEAMKGYREWLAASSFEAVCSVGGSFQPDDVEDYYLTPWDLDYGRVVKFDHDFIGREALEKMAGEEHRTKVTLVWNKDDVLKIFAGMMDEFPAPKLMELPTGNYAAHPYDQVLLDGKMVGISTYPVYSANERAWISLAMVRSDLAEQGTKLDILWGEANGGTDKPHVEEHRQIEIGAEVHPWPIHEAARTGYRAQK; from the coding sequence ATGGCCGACAAGTCACTAGAAGATAAAATCAAACGGATCGGCAATCCGTCTCACATGCTGCAGAATGCGCAGGAAGGGGCTTACGCGTTTCCCATTGCGCCGCAATACACAAACTGGATTGAGGAGGTCCGCTCGTGGCGTAATGGGGTGGTTCTCCTGAACCAGTCCTATCACATGACCGACCTTTACGTGCGGGGGCCGGATGCACTCAAGCTTCTGTCCTATGTCGGGGTGAACAGCTTTGCCAAGTTCGGACGCAACAAGGCCAAGCAGCTCGTCTGCGTGAACCCGGACGGCTATGTGATCGGCGACGGCATCCTTTTCGGTCTGGAAGACGACGAGTATCTCTATATCGGCCGTCCGCCGCTGGCGAACTGGATCGCATATCAGGCGGAAATCGGAGATTTCGACGTCACCACCGAATTCGATATCCGCAGCCTCGAAAACTCCGACAAGCCGCGTAAGCTCTATCGCTATGAGATCCAGGGTCCGCTTGCGCTCGATCTCCTGAACGAGGTCAATGAAGGCGGTCCGTTGACCACCAAGTTCTTCAACATGGGTGAAATCACCATTGCCGGCTGCCAGGCGCGGACGTTGTGCCATGGCATGGGCGGCGCCCAGGGGCTGGAAATCTGGGGACCTTACGAGGAAGGTCAGAAAGTCTACGACCGGCTGCTTGAAGTCGGCAAGAAGTACGGTCTGCTCAGGGCCGGATCTCGGGCCTATTCGACGTCGGCGATGGAATCAGGCTGGATTCCGTCTCCTCTGCCGGCGATCTATACGGGCGAGGCCATGAAGGGGTACCGCGAGTGGCTCGCTGCCTCCAGCTTTGAAGCGGTCTGTTCGGTAGGCGGAAGCTTCCAGCCGGACGATGTGGAGGATTACTATCTGACGCCATGGGATCTGGATTATGGCCGGGTCGTCAAGTTCGATCACGATTTCATCGGCCGCGAAGCCTTGGAGAAGATGGCCGGTGAGGAGCATCGGACGAAGGTGACGCTGGTCTGGAACAAGGATGACGTCCTGAAGATCTTCGCCGGCATGATGGACGAGTTCCCGGCACCCAAGCTGATGGAACTGCCGACCGGTAACTATGCGGCGCACCCTTACGATCAGGTCCTGCTTGACGGCAAGATGGTCGGCATTTCGACCTATCCGGTCTATTCGGCAAATGAGCGGGCCTGGATCTCGCTAGCGATGGTGCGCAGCGACCTGGCGGAGCAGGGCACGAAGCTCGATATCCTGTGGGGTGAGGCCAACGGCGGCACCGATAAACCGCACGTCGAGGAGCATCGGCAGATCGAGATCGGGGCAGAGGTTCACCCATGGCCGATCCACGAGGCCGCGCGGACGGGGTATCGGGCGCAGAAATAG
- a CDS encoding LysR family transcriptional regulator has translation MPREKRLTLKHIRAIDAVAATRGFAQAADRLATTQPAISRTVASAENLLGVPLFQRGWGGTEPTALGENVLRHCSNALKLIQSAEDDIEAKSGIRPRLTTFLRSHHLNAIAAVLTFGSASAASRQLGITQPAVSRAIRAATEYSKQVLFERKRAGLEPTEQARRLKKLHDALERELTAIESLVHRPRAGLIGRLAVGMLPFSGQDLIARAFGELTKSNPDLRLIAVPGSYAMLAEALRRGELDCMVGVLRNPAPYPDLQEIHLYEERFTLVARADHPCHRKTLSIADLRDESWIVAQHGTPIRKYFETLFRSVGAVPPTQTCEIHSFTNAEKVIVNSNSIALLCYGEQQLKTLPDGLKKLDVNLPDALTAIGITYRKAGDPGEVLQCFEKLLRDLVAEPSDEPVTVR, from the coding sequence ATGCCGCGCGAAAAACGCCTGACACTCAAGCATATACGCGCGATCGATGCAGTCGCGGCCACCCGTGGCTTCGCGCAGGCGGCCGACAGACTGGCCACGACACAGCCAGCGATTTCGCGGACAGTCGCTTCGGCGGAAAACCTGCTCGGTGTACCGTTGTTTCAAAGGGGCTGGGGTGGAACCGAACCGACCGCACTGGGAGAAAACGTTCTGCGCCACTGCTCCAATGCCCTTAAGCTGATCCAGTCGGCCGAAGACGACATCGAGGCCAAGAGCGGCATCCGGCCGCGGCTCACCACCTTCCTGCGGTCCCATCATCTCAATGCGATTGCCGCTGTCCTGACATTCGGCAGCGCGTCCGCGGCATCCAGGCAACTCGGCATCACCCAGCCAGCCGTCAGCCGCGCTATCCGGGCGGCAACCGAATATTCGAAACAGGTCCTGTTCGAACGCAAGCGGGCGGGATTGGAGCCGACAGAGCAGGCCCGTCGTCTGAAGAAGCTTCACGACGCACTGGAGCGGGAATTGACCGCCATTGAGAGCCTGGTGCATCGGCCGCGTGCCGGTTTGATCGGGCGGCTTGCTGTGGGAATGCTGCCCTTTTCCGGACAGGACCTGATCGCCAGGGCCTTCGGCGAGTTGACGAAGAGCAACCCGGATCTACGCCTCATCGCCGTCCCCGGCAGCTATGCCATGCTTGCGGAAGCCCTGCGCCGCGGCGAACTCGACTGTATGGTCGGTGTTCTGCGCAACCCCGCGCCTTATCCGGACCTGCAGGAAATCCATCTTTATGAGGAGAGATTTACCTTGGTTGCAAGGGCCGACCACCCTTGCCACCGAAAGACCCTGTCGATTGCCGATCTACGGGACGAAAGCTGGATCGTGGCGCAGCACGGAACACCGATCCGAAAATACTTCGAGACCCTATTTCGAAGCGTGGGCGCGGTGCCTCCGACCCAGACCTGCGAGATCCATTCCTTCACCAATGCGGAGAAGGTAATCGTCAACAGCAATTCCATCGCACTTCTGTGTTACGGCGAACAACAGTTGAAGACCCTGCCGGATGGCCTGAAAAAGCTGGATGTAAACCTGCCTGACGCACTTACCGCCATCGGTATCACCTATCGAAAGGCCGGAGACCCGGGCGAAGTTCTGCAGTGTTTCGAAAAGCTGCTGCGCGACCTCGTCGCCGAACCGTCTGACGAACCGGTCACGGTCCGATAG